From the genome of Micrococcales bacterium:
CTGCTGCTGGAGATAGAGCGCTACGTGGACGAGCACCTCGACGTCGACCACGAACTGCTGCGCAAGCACATCGCCAGCGTCGTGTACACCATGAAGACGTTCATCCAAGCCCGGTTCGGGGAGGTGTCCTGATGGGCCTGTTCAACGCCATGACCAACTACGCGCACAAGTCCGAGTTGCGCGAGTCGAAGGACGAGATCGTCTGCGGCCAGATCGTGGCCGGGTTGTCGCACCACGGCTGGCGGCCGTACCGGATCGTGGCCGACTCCGACAAGCAGACGCTGGGCTTCAAGCTGCCCGGCGACGAGGTGCTCTCGGCGGCGTACGTGATGGTGGACCGCAAGTCCGGGTCGGGTGCGATCAGCCAGAGCATGGGCAGTCGCACGGTCATCGGGTTCACCGCGGAGATGCGCAACAAGGTCACCGACCCCGACGACCTCGCGACCATGTGGCGCACTGACTTCGCCAACCTGTTCAAGATCCCGGTGGCCGGAGAGGTCCGGGTCAACCACCAGCTCAACACCGTCAACGCGCGCACGTTCCACCTGGTGAACCTCGACGACTACGTGACCGGGTCGTCGGTGAACACCGACGCGCTCATCGGCTGGATCGTGCAGCAGTTCGACGCGCTCCGGGACAGGCTGCGGCCGCTCAAGAAGTGAGCTGGAAGCCCGTCACGACCCCACGATGCCGAGTGCGTCGACGATGGCGTCGACCACGGCGTCCAGGGAGATGCGACTGGTGTTGAGCACCATGTCGTAACGCTCCGGCAGCCGCGGGTCCCAGCCGTACATCACCATGGAGATGTCGGAACGGATCTGGTCCTCGCGCTCCTGGCGGGCCGCGGCTTCCTGCGGCGAGATGCCCTCCTGCTGCGCCGCTCGGGCGACCCGGTCCTCCACCGTGCCAGTTGAGCTGGGCGAGATCTACGCGCTCGCCTCCGCGGCCGGCGCGATCCTCCTGGTGAGCCTCGTCAGCCTCGGTGTCTCCGGGGAACTCAGCGG
Proteins encoded in this window:
- a CDS encoding cytidylate kinase family protein, coding for MEDRVARAAQQEGISPQEAAARQEREDQIRSDISMVMYGWDPRLPERYDMVLNTSRISLDAVVDAIVDALGIVGS